In a single window of the Nodularia spumigena CCY9414 genome:
- the tsf gene encoding translation elongation factor Ts, translating into MAEISAKLVQELRQKTGAGMMDCKKALKENDGDIEKAIEWLRQKGIASAGKKSDRIAAEGLVDTYIQPGGRVGVLIEVNCQTDFVARNEAFKALVKNLAQQATTADSVESLLAQPYIEETSVTVDQFIKQTIAQLGENIQVRRFINFALPEGQQGVVDSYIHTGGRVGVLVELNAQTETAAQNEEFQTLAKNAAMQVAACPNVEYVSVDEIPAEFAQKETEIEMGRDDLGNKPQNIKEKIVQGRIEKRLKELTLLDQPFIRDQSISVEDLVKQVKTKVGEDIKVNRFVRYILGEGIEKQEISFAEEVAAQMGSK; encoded by the coding sequence ATGGCGGAAATATCTGCAAAACTCGTCCAAGAGCTACGCCAAAAAACTGGTGCAGGCATGATGGACTGCAAAAAAGCGCTGAAAGAAAATGACGGCGACATCGAAAAAGCTATAGAATGGCTACGACAAAAGGGGATTGCTTCGGCAGGTAAAAAAAGCGATCGCATTGCGGCAGAAGGTCTAGTAGACACCTACATTCAACCGGGTGGTCGAGTGGGTGTGCTAATAGAAGTTAACTGCCAAACCGATTTTGTTGCCCGTAACGAAGCTTTTAAAGCTCTAGTTAAGAATCTAGCCCAGCAAGCCACTACGGCTGATAGTGTTGAGTCTTTGTTGGCTCAACCCTATATTGAAGAAACAAGCGTAACTGTAGACCAGTTCATCAAGCAAACCATTGCCCAGCTTGGTGAAAATATTCAGGTGCGTCGCTTTATCAACTTTGCCCTCCCAGAAGGCCAACAAGGTGTTGTAGACAGCTACATTCACACTGGTGGTCGCGTTGGTGTTTTGGTGGAACTTAACGCCCAAACTGAGACAGCTGCTCAGAATGAAGAGTTTCAAACTCTGGCTAAGAATGCAGCGATGCAAGTTGCAGCTTGTCCCAATGTGGAGTATGTCAGCGTAGACGAAATTCCAGCCGAGTTTGCCCAAAAAGAAACCGAAATTGAAATGGGTCGGGATGATTTGGGTAACAAACCACAGAATATAAAAGAAAAAATTGTTCAGGGACGGATTGAAAAACGCCTCAAAGAATTAACTTTGTTGGATCAGCCTTTCATCCGTGATCAAAGCATTTCTGTGGAAGACTTGGTAAAACAAGTTAAAACCAAAGTCGGCGAAGATATCAAAGTTAATCGCTTTGTGCGCTATATCCTGGGTGAAGGCATTGAGAAGCAAGAAATTAGTTTTGCTGAAGAAGTTGCTGCACAAATGGGTAGTAAGTAA